A genomic window from Daphnia magna isolate NIES linkage group LG9, ASM2063170v1.1, whole genome shotgun sequence includes:
- the LOC116929948 gene encoding vacuolar protein sorting-associated protein 11 homolog isoform X2, which translates to MAFFQWRRFNFFELLKETDNGTLDRSFKDVTINCSSSGRGYLILGDNLGLVHLFDRQYQRESFKAYNVNTSHVLQLKQSSFLGTVGEDDPGINPVIKIWNLEKKDIHGCPVCVHLVRALPGNRPVPVTAFTIDEQMHLMAAGFADGSIVLYRGDLSRERHSKQKFLQAGTSLISGLCLRTTQKMSHLYVATLSTVVMYTIVSKDKEQFSQLDTVGCSPGCFAFADSKQGQHFMIARNDAVYCYTVEGRGPCYAFEGEKLDLHWFRGYLIIVSKIAGKGDADSDKTTVTIFDVNNKFIAFTAPIAKAYRVISEWGSLLVLTKDKNIHQLMEKDLHTKLDILFKKNLYDVAIRVAKSQQYDIEGLMEIFKLYGDHLYAKGNHSGAMEQYLKTIGRLEPSYVIKKFLDAQRIHQLTAYLQELHKQGLASEDHTTLLLNCYTKLRDTDRLNQFLNTKDQRSEFDVETAIRVCRQAGYFEQALRLAEDRGKHEWHLKILLEDLSDYRQALEYIQKLPPDLAKVNLQEYGNVLLEELPDETTKLLLDLCCSKSHNNEVCDPEEFLLLFINRNEKLVEFLENVLQVHPNSNSSLHFALLEQYLLMWTKNTANPELEKKITLLLQNSSVLGAADRALFLCQTHKFRPGILFIFEKTKLYGELLHFYANENNFESVISTCRRFGQQEPSLWVRALTLSTSNDKVTTECLAEILASIEKLKLLPALRVIEMLGRSPNATLGLARDYLIRTLQSDQSNISEDERLIQQYRQETEAVREKIKDIKTSALVFQGSKCNVCNQPLELPSVHFLCLHSFHQHCFDSYADNENECPACHTENKRILDIVRAQEQSKDLHEAFHGQLEKADDPFTVLADYFGRGVFNSLPSWETAISGHQGVRTDLSSVSWGPQNAGPGFEAKLRKSEGKSCANLTGFTNEGRVRLQENASVRPTRIDVTEGRLRNAEVIGAVERAASNNAATTTSEARHRLQEGTNAKNFLTTPVEIPRQTVVTQSAASVPNYVGAVKAVVASGSSDFSTSLRKSSNLSLRKAYGNQANAEPENPFKENTYDESKNPFADEQSSNPFGDDEDDYNDSLNPFAE; encoded by the exons ATGGCTTTCTTCCAG tGGAGaaggtttaatttttttgagtTACTGAAGGAAACAGACAATGGTACTTTGGACAGGTCATTCAAG GATGTAACAATAAACTGTAGTTCAAGTGGTAGAGGATACCTAATTCTTGGAGATAACTTGGGCCTGGTCCATCTCTTTGACAGGCAGTATCAACGAGAATCCTTTAAGgcatataatgtgaatactaGCCATGTGCTTCAACTTAAACAATCATCATTTCTTGGCACAGTTGGT GAAGATGATCCAGGAATCAATCCTGTTATCAAAATTTGGAATCTGGAAAAGAAAGACATACATGGTTGTCCAGTATGTGTTCACCTAGTTCGAGCTCTCCCCGGAAACCGGCCAGTTCCAGTTACGGCATTCACCATTGACGAACAAATGCATTTGATGGCAGCTGGATTTGCGGATGGTTCAATAGTCCTATATAGAG GTGATTTAAGTCGTGAACGTCACAGCAAACAGAAGTTTCTACAGGCTGGGACCAGTCTCATCTCTGGACTTTGTTTGCGGACTACCCAGAAAATGTCACATTTATATGTTGCAACACTATCAACAGTCGTGATGTACACAATTGTTTCTAAAGACAAGGAGCAATTTTCACAACTTGATACAGTGGGTTGCTCCCCAGGATGTTTTGCGTTTGCTGACTCAAAACAAGGGCAGCATTTCATGATTGCTCGAAATGAT gcTGTTTATTGTTATACGGTGGAAGGAAGAGGGCCCTGTTATGCATTTGAAGGAGAGAAGCTTGACTTACATTGGTTTCGTGGTTACCTAATAATCGTATCTAAAATTGCCGGAAAGGGGGACGCAGACAGCGACAAGACCACTGTAACCATCTTCGACGTCAATAACAAGTTTATTGCATTTACAGCACCCATCGCTAAAGCTTATCGAGTTATTTCGGAATGGGGATCTCTGCTTGTACTAACGAAGGATAAAAATATTCATCAGTTAATGGAAAAAGACTTGCATACAAAACTAGACattcttttcaaaaagaacCTTTATGACGTTGCAATCAG AGTGGCCAAAAGCCAACAGTATGATATTGAAGGGCTAATGGAGATTTTCAAACTGTATGGTGATCATCTATACGCTAAGGGAAATCATTCTGGAGCTATGGAACAATATTTGAAAACAATCGGTCGTTTGGAACCGTCGTACGTCATCAAGAAATTTCTGGATGCTCAGCGGATACATCAGTTGACTGCCTACTTACAAGAACTACACAAGCAAGGCTTGGCTAGCGAAGATCACACCACGTTACTTCTAAATTGCTATACCAAACTGAGAGATACAGATCGCTTAAACCAGTTTCTAAAT ACCAAAGATCAACGAAGCGAATTTGACGTCGAAACTGCCATTAGAGTTTGTCGACAGGCGGGTTATTTTGAGCAAGCATTACGTCTAGCCGAAGATCGAGGAAAGCACGAATGGCACCTTAAAATACTTTTGGAAGATCTTTCTGACTACCGACAAGCACTGGAATATATTCAAAAATTACCTCCAGATTTA GCCAAAGTAAATCTCCAGGAATACGGCAATGTCCTACTTGAAGAACTTCCCGACGAGACTACAAAACTGCTATTAGATTTATGTTGCAGTAAGAGCCACAATAACGAA GTGTGTGATCCAGAAGAGTTTCTGTTGCTTTTCATCAACCGTAACGAGAAATTGGTTGAGTTTCTTGAAAACGTGTTACAG GTCCATCCTAATTCAAATAGTTCACTGCATTTTGCACTGCTTGAGCAGTACCTTTTGATGTGGACTAAAAATACTGCAAACCCGGagttggaaaagaaaattacgcTTCTTCTGCAGAATTCTTCCGTCTTGGGTGCCGCAGATCGTGCTCTTTTCCTTTGTCAAACACACAAATTTCGTCCTGGAATTCTGTTCATCTTTGAAAAGACAAAACTTTATGGGGAATTACTCCACTTTTATGCAAACGAGAATAACTTTGAGAGTGTAATTTCCACCTGCAGAAG GTTTGGTCAGCAAGAACCATCTCTATGGGTGAGGGCTTTGACATTATCTACTTCAAACGACAAGGTAACTACCGAATGTTTGGCGGAAATATTAGCGTCCATAG AGAAACTCAAACTTCTCCCTGCCCTTAGAGTAATTGAGATGCTAGGTCGTTCTCCTAACGCTACTTTGGGTCTCGCACGGGACTACTTGATTCGCACTCTTCAGTCGGATCAGTCGAACATCAGTGAAGATGAGAGACTTATCCAGCAGTATCGTCAAGAAACTGAAGCAGTCAGGGAAAAAATTAAGGATATAAAGACGAG TGCTTTAGTGTTTCAAGGTTCTAAATGCAACGTATGTAACCAGCCACTAGAACTGCCGTCAGTCCATTTCCTCTGTCTGCATTCATTCCAtcaaca ttgCTTTGATAGCTATGCTGATAACGAGAACGAATGCCCAGCCTGCCATACGGAAAATAAAAGGATTTTGGACATTGTCCGGGCACAG gAGCAGAGCAAAGATCTTCATGAAGCCTTCCATGGGCAACTGGAAAAAGCTGATGACCCTTTTACGGTACTTGCCGACTATTTTGGCCGCGGAGTCTTCAACAGCTTACCGTCCTGGGAGACGGCTATTTCGGGCCATCAAGGTGTTCGTACCGATTTGTCATCCGTTTCTTGGGGACCTCAAAATGCTGGTCCAGGTTTTGAAGCTAAGCTGCGTAAGAGTGAAGGCAAAAGCTGTGCGAATCTTACAG GATTCACGAATGAAGGTCGTGTGAGATTGCAAGAAAATGCTTCGGTCCGACCTACACGAATCGATGTGACTGAAGGCCGATTGCGCAACGCTGAGGTGATTGGAGCTGTAGAACGAGCTGCATCGAATAACGCTGCGACTACAACTTCCGAAGCAAGGCATCGGCTTCAAGAAGGAACAAACGCGAAAAATTTTCTAACAACACCGGTCGAAATTCCCCGTCAAACCGTGGTAACGCAATCGGCTGCGAGCGTTCCAAACTACGTAGGAGCGGTTAAAGCGGTTGTCGCTTCCGGTTCATCTGACTTCAGTACGTCACTAAGAAAATCTTCTAATTTATCCCTACGTAAAGCGTACGGCAATCAAGCGAATGCAGAACCGGAAAATCCCTTCAAGGAAAACACTTATGACGAATCAAAAAATCCATTTGCTGATGAGCAATCTTCCAATCCCTTTGGTGATGACGAGGACGATTATAATGACAGTCTAAATCCTTTCGCTgaataa
- the LOC116929948 gene encoding vacuolar protein sorting-associated protein 11 homolog isoform X1, with protein MAFFQWRRFNFFELLKETDNGTLDRSFKDVTINCSSSGRGYLILGDNLGLVHLFDRQYQRESFKAYNVNTSHVLQLKQSSFLGTVGEDDPGINPVIKIWNLEKKDIHGCPVCVHLVRALPGNRPVPVTAFTIDEQMHLMAAGFADGSIVLYRGDLSRERHSKQKFLQAGTSLISGLCLRTTQKMSHLYVATLSTVVMYTIVSKDKEQFSQLDTVGCSPGCFAFADSKQGQHFMIARNDAVYCYTVEGRGPCYAFEGEKLDLHWFRGYLIIVSKIAGKGDADSDKTTVTIFDVNNKFIAFTAPIAKAYRVISEWGSLLVLTKDKNIHQLMEKDLHTKLDILFKKNLYDVAIRVAKSQQYDIEGLMEIFKLYGDHLYAKGNHSGAMEQYLKTIGRLEPSYVIKKFLDAQRIHQLTAYLQELHKQGLASEDHTTLLLNCYTKLRDTDRLNQFLNTKDQRSEFDVETAIRVCRQAGYFEQALRLAEDRGKHEWHLKILLEDLSDYRQALEYIQKLPPDLAKVNLQEYGNVLLEELPDETTKLLLDLCCSKSHNNEVCDPEEFLLLFINRNEKLVEFLENVLQVHPNSNSSLHFALLEQYLLMWTKNTANPELEKKITLLLQNSSVLGAADRALFLCQTHKFRPGILFIFEKTKLYGELLHFYANENNFESVISTCRRFGQQEPSLWVRALTLSTSNDKVTTECLAEILASIEKLKLLPALRVIEMLGRSPNATLGLARDYLIRTLQSDQSNISEDERLIQQYRQETEAVREKIKDIKTSALVFQGSKCNVCNQPLELPSVHFLCLHSFHQHCFDSYADNENECPACHTENKRILDIVRAQEQSKDLHEAFHGQLEKADDPFTVLADYFGRGVFNSLPSWETAISGHQGVRTDLSSVSWGPQNAGPGFEAKLRKSEGKSCANLTAFVLPGFTNEGRVRLQENASVRPTRIDVTEGRLRNAEVIGAVERAASNNAATTTSEARHRLQEGTNAKNFLTTPVEIPRQTVVTQSAASVPNYVGAVKAVVASGSSDFSTSLRKSSNLSLRKAYGNQANAEPENPFKENTYDESKNPFADEQSSNPFGDDEDDYNDSLNPFAE; from the exons ATGGCTTTCTTCCAG tGGAGaaggtttaatttttttgagtTACTGAAGGAAACAGACAATGGTACTTTGGACAGGTCATTCAAG GATGTAACAATAAACTGTAGTTCAAGTGGTAGAGGATACCTAATTCTTGGAGATAACTTGGGCCTGGTCCATCTCTTTGACAGGCAGTATCAACGAGAATCCTTTAAGgcatataatgtgaatactaGCCATGTGCTTCAACTTAAACAATCATCATTTCTTGGCACAGTTGGT GAAGATGATCCAGGAATCAATCCTGTTATCAAAATTTGGAATCTGGAAAAGAAAGACATACATGGTTGTCCAGTATGTGTTCACCTAGTTCGAGCTCTCCCCGGAAACCGGCCAGTTCCAGTTACGGCATTCACCATTGACGAACAAATGCATTTGATGGCAGCTGGATTTGCGGATGGTTCAATAGTCCTATATAGAG GTGATTTAAGTCGTGAACGTCACAGCAAACAGAAGTTTCTACAGGCTGGGACCAGTCTCATCTCTGGACTTTGTTTGCGGACTACCCAGAAAATGTCACATTTATATGTTGCAACACTATCAACAGTCGTGATGTACACAATTGTTTCTAAAGACAAGGAGCAATTTTCACAACTTGATACAGTGGGTTGCTCCCCAGGATGTTTTGCGTTTGCTGACTCAAAACAAGGGCAGCATTTCATGATTGCTCGAAATGAT gcTGTTTATTGTTATACGGTGGAAGGAAGAGGGCCCTGTTATGCATTTGAAGGAGAGAAGCTTGACTTACATTGGTTTCGTGGTTACCTAATAATCGTATCTAAAATTGCCGGAAAGGGGGACGCAGACAGCGACAAGACCACTGTAACCATCTTCGACGTCAATAACAAGTTTATTGCATTTACAGCACCCATCGCTAAAGCTTATCGAGTTATTTCGGAATGGGGATCTCTGCTTGTACTAACGAAGGATAAAAATATTCATCAGTTAATGGAAAAAGACTTGCATACAAAACTAGACattcttttcaaaaagaacCTTTATGACGTTGCAATCAG AGTGGCCAAAAGCCAACAGTATGATATTGAAGGGCTAATGGAGATTTTCAAACTGTATGGTGATCATCTATACGCTAAGGGAAATCATTCTGGAGCTATGGAACAATATTTGAAAACAATCGGTCGTTTGGAACCGTCGTACGTCATCAAGAAATTTCTGGATGCTCAGCGGATACATCAGTTGACTGCCTACTTACAAGAACTACACAAGCAAGGCTTGGCTAGCGAAGATCACACCACGTTACTTCTAAATTGCTATACCAAACTGAGAGATACAGATCGCTTAAACCAGTTTCTAAAT ACCAAAGATCAACGAAGCGAATTTGACGTCGAAACTGCCATTAGAGTTTGTCGACAGGCGGGTTATTTTGAGCAAGCATTACGTCTAGCCGAAGATCGAGGAAAGCACGAATGGCACCTTAAAATACTTTTGGAAGATCTTTCTGACTACCGACAAGCACTGGAATATATTCAAAAATTACCTCCAGATTTA GCCAAAGTAAATCTCCAGGAATACGGCAATGTCCTACTTGAAGAACTTCCCGACGAGACTACAAAACTGCTATTAGATTTATGTTGCAGTAAGAGCCACAATAACGAA GTGTGTGATCCAGAAGAGTTTCTGTTGCTTTTCATCAACCGTAACGAGAAATTGGTTGAGTTTCTTGAAAACGTGTTACAG GTCCATCCTAATTCAAATAGTTCACTGCATTTTGCACTGCTTGAGCAGTACCTTTTGATGTGGACTAAAAATACTGCAAACCCGGagttggaaaagaaaattacgcTTCTTCTGCAGAATTCTTCCGTCTTGGGTGCCGCAGATCGTGCTCTTTTCCTTTGTCAAACACACAAATTTCGTCCTGGAATTCTGTTCATCTTTGAAAAGACAAAACTTTATGGGGAATTACTCCACTTTTATGCAAACGAGAATAACTTTGAGAGTGTAATTTCCACCTGCAGAAG GTTTGGTCAGCAAGAACCATCTCTATGGGTGAGGGCTTTGACATTATCTACTTCAAACGACAAGGTAACTACCGAATGTTTGGCGGAAATATTAGCGTCCATAG AGAAACTCAAACTTCTCCCTGCCCTTAGAGTAATTGAGATGCTAGGTCGTTCTCCTAACGCTACTTTGGGTCTCGCACGGGACTACTTGATTCGCACTCTTCAGTCGGATCAGTCGAACATCAGTGAAGATGAGAGACTTATCCAGCAGTATCGTCAAGAAACTGAAGCAGTCAGGGAAAAAATTAAGGATATAAAGACGAG TGCTTTAGTGTTTCAAGGTTCTAAATGCAACGTATGTAACCAGCCACTAGAACTGCCGTCAGTCCATTTCCTCTGTCTGCATTCATTCCAtcaaca ttgCTTTGATAGCTATGCTGATAACGAGAACGAATGCCCAGCCTGCCATACGGAAAATAAAAGGATTTTGGACATTGTCCGGGCACAG gAGCAGAGCAAAGATCTTCATGAAGCCTTCCATGGGCAACTGGAAAAAGCTGATGACCCTTTTACGGTACTTGCCGACTATTTTGGCCGCGGAGTCTTCAACAGCTTACCGTCCTGGGAGACGGCTATTTCGGGCCATCAAGGTGTTCGTACCGATTTGTCATCCGTTTCTTGGGGACCTCAAAATGCTGGTCCAGGTTTTGAAGCTAAGCTGCGTAAGAGTGAAGGCAAAAGCTGTGCGAATCTTACAG CTTTTGTCTTGCCAGGATTCACGAATGAAGGTCGTGTGAGATTGCAAGAAAATGCTTCGGTCCGACCTACACGAATCGATGTGACTGAAGGCCGATTGCGCAACGCTGAGGTGATTGGAGCTGTAGAACGAGCTGCATCGAATAACGCTGCGACTACAACTTCCGAAGCAAGGCATCGGCTTCAAGAAGGAACAAACGCGAAAAATTTTCTAACAACACCGGTCGAAATTCCCCGTCAAACCGTGGTAACGCAATCGGCTGCGAGCGTTCCAAACTACGTAGGAGCGGTTAAAGCGGTTGTCGCTTCCGGTTCATCTGACTTCAGTACGTCACTAAGAAAATCTTCTAATTTATCCCTACGTAAAGCGTACGGCAATCAAGCGAATGCAGAACCGGAAAATCCCTTCAAGGAAAACACTTATGACGAATCAAAAAATCCATTTGCTGATGAGCAATCTTCCAATCCCTTTGGTGATGACGAGGACGATTATAATGACAGTCTAAATCCTTTCGCTgaataa
- the LOC123466323 gene encoding transcription initiation factor TFIID subunit 10-like isoform X1, which translates to MVYFDKFSVFLRRFDRIDILFAWHLVFRRNLHLNMDDHDAPEFMDDDSQEANSPVAENDQTVYEDLAAGQSLESVEVSSTRTLGQPLSDFLMTLEDYTPTIPDAVTCSYLASSGFEASDPRIVRLVSIAAQKFISDIVNDALQHCKMRGANTVQSSKNKAKDKRYVLTMEDLAPALAEYGIQIRKPPIIHKVLKIILPQKQTNSTIFLVSFNKT; encoded by the exons ATGGTTTATTTTGATAAGTTTTCCGTATTTCTAAGAAGATTTGATAGAATTGATATTTTGTTCGCGTGGCATTTGGTTTTTCGAAGAAAT CTACATCTAAATATGGATGATCATGATGCACCAGAGTTCATGGATGATGATTCACAGGAAGCAAATTCTCCAGTAGCTGAAAATGATCAAACTGTGTATGAAGATTTGGCTGCTGGTCAGAGTTTGGAATCGGTTGAAGTTAGTAGTACAAGGACGCTAGGACAACCCCTATCTGATTTCCTGATGACTTTAGAAGATTATACACCTACA ATACCTGATGCAGTTACATGTTCTTACCTTGCCTCATCTGGCTTTGAAGCTTCTGACCCCAGAAT TGTCCGTCTGGTGTCAATTGCTGCTCAGAAGTTCATCTCTGACATAGTAAATGATGCTCTTCAGCACTGCAAAATGAGAGGTGCTAACACTGTTCAGTCCTCTAAGAACAAGGCAAAAGATAAAAGATATGTCCTAACCATGGAAGATCTTGCCCCTGCACTTGCAGAATATGGAATTCAAATTCGCAAACCCCCTATTATTCATAAGGTCTTAAAAATCATCTTGCCACAAAAGCAAACCAACAGcaccatttttcttgtttcttttaataaaACCTAA
- the LOC123466323 gene encoding transcription initiation factor TFIID subunit 10-like isoform X2, protein MDDHDAPEFMDDDSQEANSPVAENDQTVYEDLAAGQSLESVEVSSTRTLGQPLSDFLMTLEDYTPTIPDAVTCSYLASSGFEASDPRIVRLVSIAAQKFISDIVNDALQHCKMRGANTVQSSKNKAKDKRYVLTMEDLAPALAEYGIQIRKPPIIHKVLKIILPQKQTNSTIFLVSFNKT, encoded by the exons ATGGATGATCATGATGCACCAGAGTTCATGGATGATGATTCACAGGAAGCAAATTCTCCAGTAGCTGAAAATGATCAAACTGTGTATGAAGATTTGGCTGCTGGTCAGAGTTTGGAATCGGTTGAAGTTAGTAGTACAAGGACGCTAGGACAACCCCTATCTGATTTCCTGATGACTTTAGAAGATTATACACCTACA ATACCTGATGCAGTTACATGTTCTTACCTTGCCTCATCTGGCTTTGAAGCTTCTGACCCCAGAAT TGTCCGTCTGGTGTCAATTGCTGCTCAGAAGTTCATCTCTGACATAGTAAATGATGCTCTTCAGCACTGCAAAATGAGAGGTGCTAACACTGTTCAGTCCTCTAAGAACAAGGCAAAAGATAAAAGATATGTCCTAACCATGGAAGATCTTGCCCCTGCACTTGCAGAATATGGAATTCAAATTCGCAAACCCCCTATTATTCATAAGGTCTTAAAAATCATCTTGCCACAAAAGCAAACCAACAGcaccatttttcttgtttcttttaataaaACCTAA
- the LOC123476000 gene encoding LOW QUALITY PROTEIN: 6-phosphofructo-2-kinase/fructose-2,6-bisphosphatase-like (The sequence of the model RefSeq protein was modified relative to this genomic sequence to represent the inferred CDS: deleted 2 bases in 1 codon): MLVVLTERLSPILEWLKSVAGYSVVESNSKALSVSRTQRSKDRPPLDCSPRMNHSLRLAVGQSSSLSELSTQTDDCILLDGKKVSFLTLSDLSGDSKKDLCRRLVASNGQDVFLMGISYSDAQSLTTCRDFPKASSHTLPRCRSYRLRKTQLMADPFDTFSSVVIQAKNRNRTLYFSRHGESEYNVLGKVGGDADLSSRGRQYADCLAEYVNSTLGSIPGFKLWTSCLKRTIQTAKNIKAPQEHMEALNELDTGVCDGLTYEEIAERYPIEFAARDDDKFHYRYPEGESYLDLLLRVQPVLDRLKVEDNVMVIAHQAVLRCLLAALLNKDEKELPYIHTPLHTVMQLSFNRAGGGCHLELIPLSIECVETHRAKPENCSLTRTAEEALITVPAHF; the protein is encoded by the exons ATGCTTGTCGTTTTGACGGAAAGACTTTCACCCATCCTCGAGTGGCTCAAAAGCGTTGCTGGATATA GCGTGGTCGAATCAAATTCGAAGGCTTTGAGCGTGTCTCGTACCCAACGGAGTAAGGATCGACCTCCTCTAGATTGTTCTCCACGGATGAATCATTCCCTTAGGCTGGCTGTTGGTCAGTCATCGTCTCTATCAGAACTTTCCACACAAACAGATGACTGCATTTTGCTGGATGGAAAAAAAGTTTCT TTCTTAACGCTTTCTGACTTGTCCGGAGACTCTAAGAAGGATTTGTGCAGAAGACTAGTGGCTTCTAATGGCCAGGATGTGTTCCTCATGGGTATCTCATACAGCGACGCACAATCTCTTACGACTTGCCGAGATTTCCCTAAGGCCAGTAGCCATACCTTGCCTCGTTGTCGAAGTTACCGATTGCGCAAAACCCAACTAATGGCTGATCCATTTGATACATTTTCATCAGTCGTTATTCAAGCAAAAAACAGAAATCGCACACTCTACTTTAGTCGA CATGGTGAGAGTGAATATAACGTTCTGGGGAAAGTTGGAGGTGATGCGGATCTTTCCTCCCGTGGCCGCCAGTACGCTGATTGCTTGGCTGAGTACGTCAATAGCACTTTGGGGTCTATTCCGGGATTCAAATTGTGGACATCTTGTCTGAAACGCACAATTCAAACGGCCAAAAACATCAAGGCACCTCAAGAGCACATGGAGGCACTGAACGAGTTAGACACTGGCGTCTGTGACGGACTCACTTATGAGGAAATCGCCGAGCGCTATCCAATCGAATTTGCTGCTCGTGATGACGACAAATTTCATTACCGTTATCCAGAAGGTGAATCATATTTGGACCTACTACTTCGCGTCCAACCAGTTCTGGATCGTCTGAAGGTCGAGGACAATGTTATGGTGATCGCACACCAGGCAGTTCTGCGTTGCTTGCTGGCAGCGTTGCTCAacaaagatgaaaaagaacTGCCCTACATCCATACGCCGTTGCACACAGTGATGCAACTGTCGTTTAACCGTGCG GGTGGCGGCTGCCATTTGGAACTCATCCCACTAAGCATCGAATGCGTTGAAACGCACAGGGCCAAACCTGAG aATTGTAGTCTCACACGTACTGCCGAGGAGGCGCTTATAACCGTTCCTGCACATTTCTGA
- the LOC123476001 gene encoding LOW QUALITY PROTEIN: nuclear fragile X mental retardation-interacting protein 1-like (The sequence of the model RefSeq protein was modified relative to this genomic sequence to represent the inferred CDS: inserted 2 bases in 1 codon) has protein sequence MALPNPFACGTLPKPSFTPVYSPQNTNLNPGPGLPHAPQPQYSGDSVTKMYQNDTKQKTFDLQKGNFQSSQFQPFSCDRCDRSFRSHELLNIHISEHIPCGINGCTFVAHPKIVEKHIQMQHETGLAEQIMRLNTPEEIQKWREERRNRFPSTTNVARRQAEQKERLERGELLYEQKKKFAKNRKQQEKGDRGRGWDARRNQNRKDNDKTEKKSNNMPHQQSEPEFSQNVSIPNETKPFNSTKTPESSIVNIKQNLDGEIVMENKEKIYSGVLPASNALANLISYASDSEDNIADAKKAKLIIKDAEKPAMNCPRERPRNPLSVGRRXKNTKSAVTVPAVKELVHPKRLTLLQKLLQGEILHERNIILQCVHFIVQQNFFGLNQGTV, from the exons ATGGCATTACCTAATCCTTTTGCCTGTGGCACACTTCCTAAACCAAGTTTTACACCTGTTTATTCACCCCAAAATACAAATTTAAATCCTGGCCCAGGATTGCCACACGCACCTCAACCTCAGTATAGTGGTGATAGTGTGACAAAGATGTATCAAAATGATACGAAACAAAAGACGTTTGACCTCCAAAAAGGCAACTTTCAAAGCTCACAATTTCAACCTTTCTCGTGTGATCGTTGTGATCGTTCATTTAGATCTCATGAACTTTTAAACATTCACATATCTGAGCACATTCCCTGTGGAATAAATGGATGCACATTTGTGGCCCATCCTAAAATTGTGGAGAAGCATATACAAATGCAACATGAGACAGGCCTTGCTGAACAAATAATGAGGCTAAACACCCCAGAGGAAATACAAAAATGGAGAGAAGAAAGACGAAA CCGATTTCCCTCTACAACCAATGTTGCACGTAGACAAGCTGAGCAGAAAGAAAGATTAGAAAGAGGAGAACTTCTgtatgaacaaaaaaaaaaatttg ccaaaaatagaaaacagcAAGAGAAAGGAGATAGGGGAAGAGGATGGGATGCAAGAAGAAATCAGAACAGGAAGGATAAtgataaaacagaaaaaaaaagtaacaaCATGCCACATCAGCAATCCGAACCTGAATTTTCACAAAATGTTTCAATACCAAATGAAACGAAACCATTCAACAGTACAAAGACACCAGAATCAAGTATag TAAACATTAAACAGAACCTCGATGGTGAAATAGTAATGgagaataaggaaaaaatttactCCGGAGTACTACCTGCTAGTAATGCGTTGGCCAATTTGATAAGCTATGCCTCTGATTCCGAAGACAACATCGCAG ATGCTAAAAAAGCGAAATTAATTATAAAAGATGCTGAAAAGCCTGCTATGAATTGCCCCAGGGAACGTCCCCGAAACCCATTAAGCgtaggaagaag gaaaaacacaaaaagtgCTGTAACTGTACCAGCTGTTAAAGAGCTTGTTCACCCAAAGAGGCTGACACTCCTGCAAAAG ctGTTGCAAGGTGAAATTCTGCACGAACGTAATATCATTCTCCAGTGCGTGCATTTTATTGTTCAACAGAATTTCTTCGGTTTGAATCAAGGAACAGTTTGA